DNA from Flavobacterium aestivum:
TTTTGCAAACAGTACTATATCCAGGCGTGCCTGCTAATGGGGCATCAAGGACTATTTGTCCATTATCTGGACCTAAGGCAGTTTTGTTTATTACAGTTCCTGATATTCTAATTGCAGGAGGAGCTTGATTTATTTCTATAGATTGTGGTGCTATTACACAGTTATATGCGTCAGAAACATATATTGTATGGCTTCCAGTGACTAAGGCATTAGTTATGACTGAAGAATTAAAAACTACATTACTTTCTATTATATTGTTATTTAATACACGGGAATATTTATAGGGTGATGTACCACCTTGAGCAGTAATTAGGATTGATCCACTTTCTGTATTACATTTTGGTTGAGTTGCTGCTGCCGTGAAAGTTAATTGAGGTTGACTTTTTACCGTAAAAATAGGAGTCTTAAGTGGTATCGAGCCATTTTTTGGATAAGGACCAATACTTTGAGCTTGATATATGATATAATATGCCCCTGAATTAAGACCCGTAAGTAAATATTTAAGATTTTTAATGTCGGATTTAGATACTATCTTATTCGCTAATGGTAGATTTGTAGCAGAATCATGTACTGTAAAAGAAAGTTCTTTCCCATCCAAAAGTTCGCCGTCAAAAGCTAATTCAACTGATCCAGTCTCTCCATTACATTTTATATCTGTCACATTTATAGGAGTCATTGTTGGGCAAGATAACTTATATGTGAAATTTATAATATTAGATGTTCTTGATTGGTATTGTCTAATAATTTCTTCTTTTTGTCGATTATTAATTTCATTGGCAGCATTCATACATACAATGTCATCTTCACCGTCCCAGTATCCGTCTCCACGATCATCACCCCAAGGGTCTAAAACTGGTACCCATACGGCTTGTGCACACCCGCTGTAATCAGGCCCTGGAGTAAGAGCTTCTCCCAATTTTTCGCCTGCATCGCAATTCATTTCCACCCAAACATAAACAGTTTTGTTGTCATCAGAATCGCTTAGAAAGTCTTTTCCTGAGATTTTTAGAGTAGATTTTAAATTATAAGGAGAAGGGAAGTCTTTAACAGCTCCATCAGCTACTTTGTATTTCCATCGATAATAGCTATTATCAATATTGTCAGGAAGGGTAATAGTTAAATCTTTATTATCACTTAAATACAAAGGTTCAGTTGAGGGAATAATAGTTACAGAAGGTCTCGATGCAATTTTCACTCCACTCAATCCATCACCCGGGGTGGAATTCTGTATATAAGAGCAGGAATTTAAAGAATAAGTTTTATCTCTATTAGCTGGACCACCATTACAGCCAGCAAAAGTTTCCCACCTTATTACTATTCCATAGTTTACCTGTGTGATGGGGTTGTTTTTGGTATAAGTTGTTTCAAAATGAATAGATTCATTCACTTTTCTACCTGTGAAAAGAGAAATTTCGCTTCCGTTTGCATATTTTGTAGATACATTTTTTAATCCATAAACATCACCACAGCAGTTACTACAAGTAGCTATGTAGCCCGCTATATGCAATTTATATTCTGCATTACCTGTTAAGGTTACCTGTCCAAATCCTTCAATTCCAAACAGGAATATAATTAACAAAAAAATATTTCTCATAAAATCTTAAAATTTTAATGTAAAAAATGCCATTTTAGAAATTCGTCCATCTGTAAAGAGTGCTCTTATGGCATATTTATAGATTGTGTTTATCGTAATACTGGAGTCGGATAATTTTTTGGTTTGCGCTGTAACCATTTGCATGAGCTGCATGGGCTCATCTGCATTGGCTTTATAGATTTCAAAGTTTTCAACTCCAGTTGTGGTGTATTCCCATGATAAATCAATACTATTTGTTGTTGGATTGGGCTGGGCATAAAATCCTTTTACAGCTGGCATTACTGAAGATTTAGGAACAAAAACGGCTATTTCTGGAGAGGGATCAGAGGTTAAATTACTTTCATCCTTGGCAAAAATTGAATAATGATAGGTTGATCCCTCAGTACTATTTATATCCTCATAATGTTCTATATTGTCTTTCTTTTCAAATACGGCAATTAAATGATCGCTGTTGTTGTCCTCTCTTCGGTAGAGGTAGTGTGTTGCTACATCTTCACTTTGGCTATTGATCCATTCTAAAGTAACTATGCCATCTTTTATTTCGTAATTGGTAAATACAGGAGGAGTGGGAGGGATTACATCTGGTTTTTTAAGAATCAATACTTCCGAAAAAGGTGACATGTTATAATGGGTATCTACTGCTATGATTTTGTAATAAACTTTGCTATTCAAACTTTTGACTATGACACTATCTTGGTATTTGTTAAATTCATTTGGACTAACCGTTAATTGGCTATATTCTTCGTTTGGATTATTCGCCTTGTATATTCGATAACCCATTAAATCTTTTTCTTTATTGGCATCCCATGTTATTTTTACTATCCCCAAACTATCAATCACTCCTTTCAAATTTAAGGGTTTTGCTGGTGGAATAGAATCTACAGGTTGTACCAGCATTGGGAAGGATGTTCTGTTACTTCCTTGTTTGCCTATGGCAGTTATGGTAAAATAATTGGTAGAAGCTAGTTTGTTGTAAGTTACCGTTCTGTTTTTAGGAGCAATATTTTTTAGTACTGTAGTGTATTTACCATCATCTGCATCGGAACGATTGAGTTCGAAACCAGTGATTTCAGAATCCCCAGCTTCATCAAATTCCCATGTTAATGTTACGGTTTTATCATCTTTAAAATCCTTTACGGTAAGATGCGGTACGAATTGTAAGATTGATTTTCCTTTTCCTGAAACTACTTCTGAATAGGGACCTAATTCTCCAAAAGCGGAAATTCCTTGAATTCTATAACTGTATTGTTGGTTATTGGCAATAGAATCTACATAAAAAATACGATTGTTATTCTCGTTTTCTTGATTCATACTGGTATAGGGTTTATTTGTAATGCGTTCGAAGTGAATTTTATCGATTGCACGTTCTACATAATAGCTTCCATAGGTATTTGCTAATATCTTGAAGTTCCAACTCAGCATAGCACTTTTGTCTGTGAAATGAGCTGTGAAGTCCATGGGTTTGGGTAGGTCTTCATAATCTTTTAGCCCTACAAAAACTCCACCGTATTGTATGTTTAGTTCTTCTGGAGGTACATTAGAAAATACTCTGTAGGTGTATTTTTCGTTTTTTAGTACCGTTTTATCTTCAAAACCCAAACCGGCTTTTTTTGCCATTTCAAAATCCTTGTCGGCAGCAAATAATGCAAATGTAAAACGTTGCTCATTTTCCTCTGATATATTAACAATTGATTCTAATTGGTTTACTCCGGTTACGCCAAAATTTTCGCCATAAAGTGCTTGTGCTATAATGGCTGCATTGTCATTCCCTTCTATAGTTTTCTCCCAATTCTCAAGTGGTTCTGGTTTGAATACTTTGGCTAAAACTACTTTTTCTGGATTAACCAATGTTTTATTGTCTCGGGTTACGGTAAAACGTTCGAGTTGGTATCCATATTTGTTTAGTTTTCTCCAAGCAAGGGCATCACTAGGAGCCCAGCGCAATAAAATTTTGTCTTTTTGTACTCTTACAATGACTTGAATTTGGGATTCTTTTTCAGGAGTTACTTTTTCTATCGAGTTGTTTTTTTGTGCATAAGTTGTGCAGTATCCTAAAAAAAGGAATACTATTATATAATGAAATTTCATGCTAATTTGATTTGTTGAAAGTGAAAATTGAACCTGAACTCGCACCTGCTTGTCCGCCAGGAAGAGTATAGTTTAATCTTATATTGTAAGAGCCGTTATTTATCATTGGAAATTTTCCATTTATGATATAATTGTACTTATCTATCATATCTTTGTTTCCTGAGTTCAAATATTTGTTAACTACTTTGTATTGGATATCAACAAAATCAATTTTATAATAATAAGGTTGATTGTATCGATACGGCAATCTGTCTTTTAGATAAGAACTGGAAGGATTATTTATTAAATTGTCTTGATACCAAGTTAATAATTCAATTCCTTTTGTAGGTGGGATGCCTAAAATTGTGGTGTTTCTTTTCAATTTAAAATCTGATTCTAAAGGATATCCTTTATATATTAGTGGATAAATACTATTAGTGTAATAACTATCATCTAAAATAGCTTCCGCACTTATTAATGGTTTATCTAATGTTTTTGAATTTCCAATTATCTCAATTTCATCAAAAGGTTCTGTTGAAGCGTTTTCAGCATGTAGCGCATGAACATCAGAATATATAATTTCGATATAAGTATTCTTCGGTTTCTTGGCTTCCATTTTTTCTTTAAAGCTTGTATATTGACTGGTGCTAAAATTATATTTCAACATTTCAGTTCCTTCACCACCTATAACAGTTTCATTCAGTTTATTGTTTTTTATTTCTACATTCACATCTGCGGCTAGCTCTTGTTTATCATAGTTTTGTGTCAAGTTGTTGTTAGCATCCTTTTTTGTTTCGAGTGTTATTAAGGATAATGAATAAGGTTTTGCAGTTTTTAAAACGGGTAGTTCTACAGCTACTCTTTTGGTACTATTGTCATAACTTATTGAACTGGTTATTGTTTGGTTTTCGGTTTTATAAAATGCTTTTTGTGATTGTCCAGGTTTCAACTCAAATAAATTAGGTTGTCCTTGTTTTAAAACCACATAAGCTTGCTTACTTTCGTTTAGATAGACGTATTTTTGATCAAAAACAGGGTAGCAATAAGCAATATTATTTTCAGGGATATAATTAGGTGCTTTTCCTGTAGTAAAGTTTTTGACTTCAGTTTCGGTAGCAATTTGGCCTTTGTCATATATCGTAACCCAAGTATTGTTTACATTTTCTTGAAAACTCACTTTTACGGTTAAGGTTAGTTTTGAGCTTTCTGGAAGTATATCATTTGCATTAAAACTTACTAAATCTTTGGTGTTATTCCAGCTCTGGGCTCCAGGTAGGGCCACGCCATCTTTTTTGATAGTAAATTCTTCGAGTTTTAATCTATAGGTTTTGATGCCCTCATCACCTTCAATACTGAAATTTTTCTCTATAGGCATATTAAAACCAACCTGAGGTATGGTAAATACATTGATATCGTCACTGCCTTCGGCTGGGGTAATATCGGCAATAGCCTTTAGTCCTCCTAGTGGAGAGTTGGCTACAAATTCGCATTGAGAACCAAACTCCAATTTAAATCGGAAACTACCTTTTACAGCTCCTCCTAGTAAATCGTAATACCCGCCTAGATATCCTCTAATCCATGCTGGGTTAGGGAGTTTAGCTTGAAGAATGACAGCACCTCCTCCTTTTATGATTACTATTTTTTTATGTATCATAAAGAGTTTCACATCGATTCCCAGTTCACCTTGCAAATAAGCGTATGATTGTCCAGTGGCATACCAACCATTTATACCTATTTGGCCAGTACCTTTACATTGTGCTTCACCATAATTTTTGACCATTACATCAAATCCTAGACCTGCTTGAAAATTAGCATAGAAGGCTAAAAAGTTCAAGTTTCCAGTTTTTAAACTAAAGTCGGAACCAAAAGCAAAGCCTTTACCAGAACCTAACGTACTGGCATTTTCAGATCGCATATAATCTAATGAACCTACATTTAGTTTTAGTATTTCAGCAACAATTGCTGGTGGTGGAGGACTGGCAGGAATATCGTCTCCCATCATGAAGTAACCACCCGCTTCAACGGCTATTGAGCCAATTCCCATTTTTAATCCTAGCCTATCGGTAGGAGTACCCATTCGGATATACCATTTATTTGGGGCAAAATGGAGTACTGCCCAGCCTGCTCTATTTTCTGAAGCTCTTCCTTTAATGAAACCACCCGGAGTGTCTATATATAAGTCAAATGACCCATGTAGTGTGCTTGATCTAAAATCATATTCAATAGCAGCAAAAGCATTGATACCCATAGATTGCTTTACAGTATTAGGATACAGCTGCTCTGCTGCTTTTGATAAATCAGAAGTTTTTAAGGCCTCTAATGCTGCTTTTGCTAATAATGATTCGTTTTCTGTAACTGCTTTTAGAGCACCTTTCAATTCGTCTGCACCTGGTATTTCAAAGGGCTGCATGACATGGCCTTCTCCATAAATACTAATTCTATTGATACCATTAGATTTGTTAAATGCAATTTCAAATCCTGCTCCACCCCAAAAAGCATCTGCTGTGGCGGTTCCTGCAAATTTGATCATTGCTTTTACCGCAAGACCAGAATCTGAATCTGGAACATAGTTGGATCCAGAAGCAACAAATTTGGAACTAAATCCCTCTTTTCTCATTCTGTAATAAGCACCTCCTGCAAATCCTTTGAAAGTAATTGCTCCAGCTGGAATGTTCAATCCATCAACCATAGCATCTACATACCAATATCTGAAATCATCTTTTTTTCCAAAAATGGCGTTAGCTTCTACTGCGATTCCTCCTGAAAATTCAGCAGCAAGATTTCCTTTAAAGCCTTTTCCATATACAGGATCGTTATCCATTATG
Protein-coding regions in this window:
- a CDS encoding fibronectin type III domain-containing protein; amino-acid sequence: MKFHYIIVFLFLGYCTTYAQKNNSIEKVTPEKESQIQVIVRVQKDKILLRWAPSDALAWRKLNKYGYQLERFTVTRDNKTLVNPEKVVLAKVFKPEPLENWEKTIEGNDNAAIIAQALYGENFGVTGVNQLESIVNISEENEQRFTFALFAADKDFEMAKKAGLGFEDKTVLKNEKYTYRVFSNVPPEELNIQYGGVFVGLKDYEDLPKPMDFTAHFTDKSAMLSWNFKILANTYGSYYVERAIDKIHFERITNKPYTSMNQENENNNRIFYVDSIANNQQYSYRIQGISAFGELGPYSEVVSGKGKSILQFVPHLTVKDFKDDKTVTLTWEFDEAGDSEITGFELNRSDADDGKYTTVLKNIAPKNRTVTYNKLASTNYFTITAIGKQGSNRTSFPMLVQPVDSIPPAKPLNLKGVIDSLGIVKITWDANKEKDLMGYRIYKANNPNEEYSQLTVSPNEFNKYQDSVIVKSLNSKVYYKIIAVDTHYNMSPFSEVLILKKPDVIPPTPPVFTNYEIKDGIVTLEWINSQSEDVATHYLYRREDNNSDHLIAVFEKKDNIEHYEDINSTEGSTYHYSIFAKDESNLTSDPSPEIAVFVPKSSVMPAVKGFYAQPNPTTNSIDLSWEYTTTGVENFEIYKANADEPMQLMQMVTAQTKKLSDSSITINTIYKYAIRALFTDGRISKMAFFTLKF